One window from the genome of Cucumis melo cultivar AY chromosome 12, USDA_Cmelo_AY_1.0, whole genome shotgun sequence encodes:
- the LOC107991537 gene encoding uncharacterized protein LOC107991537 — MSDQVRAEYRTRLGASIDCTQFLLRQGLAFRDMMRLMIQRVKVTFLNYCDGCTTITKDIEAATLKNAPNNLKLIAPDTQKDIVNCIATEIVNLVIRDVSDKQFSILIDKSKDISSNKPMSVVLRYVDEGHVIEQFIGIIHINNTRALSLKEVIDGFFSQHGLSIANLRGRGYDGASNMQVNVIGASATRRDILREKHSMKNFEALNNGEISSGRGLNQEIMIKRPGDTRWGSHYNTLTSLVTMFSSVVDVLETIMDSGSNSEQKYEARILMTSILLFDFVFNMHLMKNILGITNDLSQVLQRKYQDIVNAMNLVNICKGRLQAMRESVFYTVIDMQLQELNNRFTESSTELLLCMACLNLINSFAAFDKQKLSRLAQFYPRDFSAIELSMLEDQLQNYIIDMRSEFVELKNIGNLAVKMVVTKRDKVNPLVYRLLTLALILSVATATVERTFSAMNIVKTQLHNRMGDQWMNDCLIAYIEKDLLDKLDNKLIMD, encoded by the exons aTGTCTGACCAAGTACGAGCTGAGTATCGAACTCGATTAGGCGCATCAATTGATTGTACTCAATTTTTATTACGGCAAGGTCTTGCATTTCGGGACATGATGAGACTGATGATTCAAAGAGTGAAGGTAACTTTCTTGAACTATTGCGATGGTTGTACAACCATAACAAAGGATATTGAAGCCGCGACTTTGAAAAATGCtccaaataatttaaaattgattgCACCTGATACTCAAAAAGATATAGTAAACTGCATTGCAACAGAAATTGTTAATTTAGTTATACGAGATGTGAGTGACAAACAATTTTCTATCTTGATAGACAAATCAAAAGATATATCTTCAAACAAGCCGATGTCAGTTGTATTACGATATGTGGATGAAGGTCATGTGATTGAACAATTTATTGGAATCATCCATATCAATAATACACGTGCCCTATCACTTAAGGAAGTTATTGATGGTTTTTTCTCTCAACATGGGTTAAGTATTGCTAATTTGCGAGGACGAGGATATGATGGAGCAAGTAATATGCAAG TGAATGTTATTGGAGCATCAGCGACACGTCGAGATATTCTACGAGAGAAACATAGCATGAAAAATTTTGAAGCTTTAAATAATGGTGAAATATCAAGTGGAAGAGGATTAAATCAAGAGATAATGATTAAAAGACCAGGAGATACTCGATGGGGATCACATTACAACACTTTAACGAGTTTAGTTACAATGTTCTCTTCAGTAGTTGATGTGCTTGAGACAATTATGGACAGTGGATCAAATTCAGAACAAAAATATGAAGCACGGATTCTAATGACTTCAATCTTGTTATTTGACTTTGTTTTCAATATGCATCTCATGAAAAATATATTAGGAATCACAAATGACTTGTCTCAAGTCTTACAAAGAAAATATCAGGATATTGTGAATGCAATGAATTTAGTCAACATTTGTAAAGGTAGACTGCAAGCAATGAGAGAATCTG TCTTCTATACTGTCATTGATATGCAACTTCAAGAGTTGAATAATCGTTTTACTGAATCAAGTACTGAATTGCTTCTCTGTATGGCTTGTTTGAATCTGATTAATTCATTTGCTGCTTTTGATAAACAAAAACTTAGTCGACTTGCTCAGTTTTATCCAAGAGACTTTTCAGCTATTGAACTCTCTATGCTTGAGGATcaacttcaaaattacattattgaTATGCGTTCAGagtttgttgaactaaaaaacaTTGGTAATCTTGCAGTGAAAATGGTCGTTACGAAAAGAGATAAGGTCAACCCATTAGTTTATCGATTGCTCACATTGGCGTTGATTTTATCAGTTGCAACAGCTACTGTAGAGAGAACATTTTCTGCTATGAATATTGTGAAGACTCAACTGCACAATCGAATGGGAGATCAATGGATGAATGATTGTCTTATAGCTTATATTGAGAAAGATTTATTGGATAAGTTAGATAATAAGCTTATCATGGATTGA
- the LOC103497132 gene encoding pentatricopeptide repeat-containing protein At3g46790, chloroplastic — protein sequence MWALRTPHSTQYPPSSRRHSSAHSTSKLSVCSFSLNPSTSANSNKDQLIQSLCKEGNLKQALVLLSHEPNPTQQTCELLILSAARRKSLSDALDVHQHLVDGGFDQDPFLATKLINMFSELDSVDNARKVFDKTRKRTIYVWNALFRALALAGHGNDVLELYPRMDMMGVPCDRFTYTYLLKACVASDCLVSFLQKGKEIHAHILRHGCGAHVHVMTTLVDMYARFGCVSYASAVFDEMPVKNVVSWSAMIACYAKNGKPYEALELFRDMMLNTHDLVPNSVTMVSVLQACAAFAALEQGKLIHAYILRRGLDSILPVISALVTMYARCGKLELGQVIFDRIHKKDVILWNSLFSSYGLHGYGRKAIEIFEEMIDNGISPSYISFVSVLGACSHAGLVEEGKKLFESMVKEHGIQPSVEHYACMVDLLGRANRLDEAAKIIEDLRIEPGPKVWGSLLGACRIHCHVELAERASKRLFELEPTNAGNYVLLADIYAEAEMWDEVKRVRKLLNSRELQKVPGRSWIEVRRKIYSFTSVDEFNPQGEQLHALLVNLSNEMKQRGYVPQTKLVLYDLDQEEKERIVLGHSEKLAVAFGLINTSKGDTIRITKNLRLCEDCHSVTKFISKFADREIMVRDLNRFHHFKDGVCSCGDYW from the coding sequence TTGATTCAATCTCTGTGTAAAGAGGGCAATCTCAAACAAGCCCTTGTGCTCCTCTCCCATGAACCCAATCCTACCCAGCAAACCTGCGAGCTTCTAATCCTCTCTGCCGCTCGCCGGAAGTCTCTTTCCGATGCCCTTGACGTCCATCAGCATCTCGTCGATGGGGGTTTTGACCAAGATCCTTTTTTGGCCACCAAGCTTATCAATATGTTTTCCGAATTGGACTCTGTCGACAATGCGCGCAAGGTGTTTGACAAAACGCGTAAGAGAACTATATATGTTTGGAATGCGTTGTTTAGAGCTCTTGCGTTGGCGGGTCATGGAAACGACGTATTGGAATTATATCCCCGGATGGATATGATGGGAGTTCCTTGTGATAGGTTTACTTATACTTATTTGCTCAAAGCTTGTGTTGCTTCAGATTGTTTGGTTTCGTTTCTCCAGAAGGGTAAAGAGATTCATGCGCATATTTTGAGACATGGGTGTGGAGCTCATGTTCATGTAATGACTACTCTGGTGGATATGTACGCAAGGTTTGGGTGTGTTTCTTATGCCAGTGCagtgtttgatgaaatgcctgTGAAAAATGTGGTTTCTTGGAGTGCTATGATTGCATGCTATGCAAAGAATGGGAAGCCATACGAAGCTTTGGAACTCTTTCGTGATATGATGCTCAATACCCACGATTTAGTGCCGAATTCCGTGACGATGGTCAGTGTACTCCAAGCTTGTGCTGCTTTTGCTGCTTTGGAGCAAGGGAAGCTTATCCACGCTTACATTCTTAGGAGGGGTCTGGATTCAATCTTGCCAGTTATAAGTGCTCTTGTGACCATGTATGCAAGATGTGGTAAGCTTGAGTTAGGCCAAGTAATTTTTGACCGAATACATAAGAAAGATGTTATCTTATGGAATTCCTTGTTTTCAAGTTATGGACTGCATGGATATGGAAGAAAAGCAATTGAAATTTTTGAAGAGATGATTGATAATGGAATCTCACCTAGTTACATATCATTTGTAAGTGTTTTGGGTGCTTGTAGCCATGCTGGGCTTGTTGAAGAGGGGAAGAAGTTGTTTGAATCCATGGTAAAAGAACATGGTATACAGCCTAGTGTAGAGCACTATGCTTGTATGGTTGATCTTCTTGGCCGTGCCAACCGGTTGGATGAAGCAGCCAAGATTATAGAAGATCTGCGTATTGAACCAGGGCCCAAAGTATGGGGTTCTCTTCTTGGTGCCTGTAGGATTCATTGCCATGTTGAGCTTGCTGAACGAGCAAGCAAACGGCTTTTCGAGCTTGAGCCTACGAATGCCGGGAATTATGTACTTCTGGCTGATATTTATGCAGAAGCTGAAATGTGGGATGAGGTAAAGAGAGTGAGAAAACTTCTTAATTCTCGTGAATTACAAAAGGTCCCTGGTAGAAGTTGGATCGAAGTACGAAGGAAGATCTATTCATTTACATCTGTTGATGAGTTTAACCCACAGGGAGAGCAACTTCATGCCCTGTTAGTGAATTTGTCAAATGAGATGAAGCAAAGAGGTTATGTCCCACAAACAAAACTGGTTCTGTATGACCTTGATCaggaagaaaaggaaaggatTGTGTTGGGTCATAGCGAAAAACTTGCAGTTGCTTTCGGATTAATCAATACAAGCAAGGGGGACACCATAAGAATAACTAAGAACTTGAGGCTATGTGAAGACTGCCATTCTGTCACAAAATTCATTTCCAAGTTTGCCGATCGAGAGATAATGGTTCGAGATTTGAATCGTTTCCACCATTTCAAAGATGGAGTTTGCTCTTGTGGAGATTATTGGTAG